In Campylobacter mucosalis, a single window of DNA contains:
- the thiD gene encoding bifunctional hydroxymethylpyrimidine kinase/phosphomethylpyrimidine kinase — protein MKNILIIAGSDSVGGAGIQADLKTAEALGCYGATAVTAITAQNTNGVIDVLALSPKMLDNQLKMITDELKIDAIKVGMLFNKELISCVKIWLENFKNIPIVIDPVCVAKSGAKLLEDSALMALKELLSYATIATPNLAEGKILELDFTNLPCDILLKRTKVDEFCEDSLYLRNGEILKFSQPLLKPEIMHGAGCSFSSALACFLACGDDKILAIKKAKNFISSAISGALDTKFGKRVLNHKVR, from the coding sequence ATGAAAAATATTTTAATCATAGCTGGAAGCGATAGTGTCGGTGGAGCTGGTATCCAGGCTGATTTAAAGACGGCTGAGGCACTCGGGTGTTATGGTGCTACCGCTGTTACGGCTATTACTGCGCAAAATACAAACGGCGTTATAGATGTTTTAGCGTTAAGTCCAAAAATGCTAGATAATCAGCTAAAAATGATAACTGACGAGCTTAAAATAGACGCTATAAAGGTTGGTATGCTTTTTAATAAAGAGCTTATATCTTGCGTTAAAATTTGGCTAGAAAATTTCAAAAACATACCAATTGTAATTGACCCAGTTTGTGTGGCAAAGAGTGGAGCAAAATTGCTAGAAGATAGTGCATTAATGGCGTTGAAAGAGCTTTTAAGCTACGCAACGATTGCTACTCCAAATTTGGCTGAGGGTAAAATTTTAGAGCTTGATTTTACAAATTTACCTTGCGATATTTTGCTAAAACGAACCAAAGTAGACGAGTTTTGCGAGGACTCGCTCTATCTTAGAAACGGCGAAATTTTAAAATTTTCTCAGCCACTTTTAAAGCCAGAGATTATGCATGGAGCAGGGTGTAGTTTTAGCTCGGCACTTGCTTGTTTTTTAGCTTGTGGCGATGATAAGATTTTAGCCATTAAAAAGGCAAAAAATTTTATAT